A part of Olleya sp. Bg11-27 genomic DNA contains:
- the mreC gene encoding rod shape-determining protein MreC, with translation MQQIVNFILKNKAFLFFLLLLCVSVGLTIQSHSYHKSKFINSANSITGGVYNASHSVSSYFGLKAENEKLHDENTRLRSLLYNQKDASDVFIDSTSFDTKYKFTTAKIIKNSYSLQNNYLTINKGKNDSIKEDLGVISSKGIIGIIDNSNSRFATVISILNTTNKISAQLKKTNQFGTLSWNAKSPHFVQLTDIQKNAKLVKGDTIVTSGRSAIFPKGILVGTIETFKLDVTQNFFEIEVQLFNDMTNLEHVSVIENKDKPLIEALSKSNE, from the coding sequence ATGCAACAAATTGTAAATTTTATACTTAAAAACAAAGCCTTTTTGTTTTTCTTGTTGTTGCTTTGCGTTTCTGTCGGACTTACCATACAATCACATTCTTACCATAAAAGCAAATTTATAAACTCAGCAAACAGTATTACTGGAGGCGTTTATAATGCTAGTCATTCGGTAAGTAGTTATTTTGGTCTGAAAGCAGAAAACGAAAAGCTACACGACGAAAACACGCGCTTAAGATCTTTATTGTATAATCAAAAGGACGCTTCTGACGTGTTTATTGATTCCACTTCTTTTGATACAAAATATAAATTTACAACTGCTAAAATTATCAAAAATAGCTATTCGCTTCAAAATAATTATCTTACCATTAACAAAGGTAAAAACGACAGTATTAAAGAAGATTTAGGAGTGATTTCTTCAAAAGGCATCATTGGTATTATTGACAATAGTAACAGTAGATTTGCAACTGTAATCTCTATTTTAAACACCACAAATAAGATTAGTGCACAACTAAAAAAAACCAATCAATTTGGAACTTTAAGTTGGAATGCCAAATCGCCGCATTTTGTACAGTTAACAGATATACAGAAAAATGCTAAGTTAGTAAAAGGAGACACCATTGTTACTTCAGGACGTTCTGCAATATTCCCTAAAGGTATTTTGGTTGGTACAATTGAAACGTTCAAATTAGACGTTACACAAAACTTTTTTGAAATTGAGGTACAACTATTTAATGACATGACTAATTTAGAACATGTTAGCGTTAT
- a CDS encoding rod shape-determining protein encodes MGFFDFLTEEIAIDLGTANTLIIHNDKVVVDAPSIVARDRISGKIIAVGQEANMMQGKTHENIKTIRPLKDGVIADFDASEQMISLFIKNIPALKKKLFTPALRMVVCIPSGITEVEMRAVKESCERVNGKEVYLIHEPMAAAIGIGVDIMQPKGNMIVDIGGGTTEIAVIALGGIVCDKSVKIAGDVFTNDIIYYMRTQHNLYVGERTAEKIKIQIGAATEDLDLPPEDMSVQGRDLLTGKPKQVQISYREIAKALDKSILRIEDAVMETLSQTPPELAADIYNTGIYLAGGGSMLRGLDKRLSQKTDLPVYIAEDPLRAVVRGTGITLKNLAKYKSVLIK; translated from the coding sequence ATGGGATTTTTTGATTTCCTGACAGAAGAAATCGCTATAGATTTAGGGACTGCCAACACACTAATTATTCATAACGACAAAGTAGTTGTTGATGCGCCATCTATAGTTGCAAGAGACCGTATTTCGGGAAAAATTATCGCAGTTGGACAAGAAGCCAACATGATGCAAGGTAAAACTCACGAAAACATCAAAACCATTAGACCTTTAAAAGATGGTGTAATAGCAGATTTTGACGCCTCTGAGCAAATGATAAGCTTATTTATTAAAAATATACCAGCTTTAAAAAAGAAATTATTCACACCTGCTTTACGTATGGTTGTTTGTATTCCTTCTGGGATTACAGAAGTAGAAATGCGTGCGGTAAAGGAATCATGTGAGCGTGTTAATGGAAAAGAAGTCTACTTAATACATGAACCAATGGCTGCTGCAATTGGTATTGGAGTTGATATTATGCAACCTAAAGGAAACATGATTGTGGATATAGGTGGTGGTACTACTGAAATTGCCGTTATTGCTTTAGGTGGTATTGTTTGTGACAAGTCTGTAAAAATTGCAGGTGATGTTTTTACAAATGATATAATTTATTACATGCGTACACAACACAATTTATATGTTGGAGAACGTACTGCCGAGAAAATTAAAATACAAATTGGTGCTGCGACTGAAGATTTAGATCTTCCTCCTGAAGATATGAGCGTTCAAGGACGTGATTTATTAACTGGAAAACCTAAGCAAGTACAAATTAGCTATAGAGAGATTGCGAAGGCATTAGACAAATCTATTTTACGTATTGAGGATGCTGTAATGGAAACATTATCACAAACGCCTCCAGAATTAGCTGCCGATATATACAATACAGGTATTTATCTTGCTGGTGGTGGATCTATGTTACGTGGTTTGGACAAGCGTCTGTCTCAAAAAACAGATTTACCTGTTTATATCGCCGAAGATCCTTTACGTGCTGTAGTTAGAGGTACCGGAATCACACTAAAAAATCTAGCCAAATACAAAAGCGTATTGATTAAGTAG